In Achromobacter spanius, the following proteins share a genomic window:
- a CDS encoding DNA topoisomerase translates to MKTLIIAEKPSVARDIAAAIGGCRQAGSWLEGEQFVVSSGIGHLVQLGDPEAGPMVAGFAGLPRIPERFALSPIPGTIDQLKLLGKLIARPDVARVVNACDAGREGELIFNLIYEFHNGQKPVFRMWIQSMTATAIREAYKGLRPASAYARLSDAARSRSEADWLVGINGTRAVSALSEALTERRERSSVGRVQTPTLAIVVHQELAIRAFVARPYWEVHGTFAVQGGEYVARWRGASVEGADGADISHRIWDKSKADALPTRCRGVVPTSVRDEFKEVSSAPPKLFDLTTLQREANKRFKFSAKKTLDLTQALYEKHKVLTYPRTDSNALPEDYLGKAQAVVQALGASAYAEHAKRIVDNSWVRPDKRIFNNAKISDHFAIIPTGKIPEGLSDGEAKVFDLVVRRFLAAFHPSAVFANTERTTVVAGEAFIASGRVLQEAGWMAVYGKEHDSEDDGTSLCPLVVGEKASNAGMKLVAQKTKPPTRFNEATLLGAMETAGKLLEDEEMRDAMRDRGLGTPATRASILEALLADQDRAKRPIEPYLRREGKEQHLVPTEKGIQLVQFLEANGLEELTSPRMTGDWECKLRLMERAEYDRSNFMAESALFARRLVDTLKARAAAVPPAPKKALAAPCPQCGAGLEASARQVQCSKDCGYRQPRSIAGRELSDAELTALYIDGKTGLLEGFVSKAKRLFNAKLKLTAERRLEFEFEPRAEPVTGAGVTAGGTQKIYPCPLCRKPLRLRQGAKGAFWGCAAYPECKHTQPDDDGKPGVRTSAVAASMPPGEVAQASARRTVPAGAVGSGCPTCGSGRLVSRASATSDKRFLGCSKFPQCRHFEWEKGNGKP, encoded by the coding sequence ATGAAGACGCTGATAATTGCTGAGAAGCCCTCAGTCGCGCGCGACATTGCTGCGGCGATTGGTGGATGCCGGCAGGCGGGGAGTTGGTTGGAGGGGGAGCAGTTCGTCGTGAGCTCTGGGATCGGTCACTTGGTGCAGCTCGGCGATCCAGAAGCTGGCCCAATGGTGGCGGGATTCGCTGGGCTCCCACGGATCCCGGAACGGTTTGCCCTCAGCCCAATCCCTGGAACTATCGACCAACTCAAGCTCCTGGGGAAGTTGATCGCTCGCCCGGACGTAGCGCGGGTGGTCAACGCTTGCGACGCTGGCCGGGAAGGCGAGCTGATATTCAACTTGATTTACGAGTTTCACAACGGGCAAAAGCCAGTCTTTCGGATGTGGATCCAATCCATGACTGCGACCGCGATTCGCGAGGCCTACAAAGGCCTGCGGCCGGCCTCCGCCTACGCCAGGCTGAGCGATGCAGCACGTAGCCGGTCGGAGGCTGACTGGCTTGTTGGCATCAATGGGACGAGGGCTGTTTCTGCATTGTCCGAGGCGCTCACAGAGCGGCGGGAACGTAGTTCTGTCGGACGGGTCCAGACGCCTACACTCGCGATTGTTGTTCACCAAGAGCTCGCCATCCGGGCCTTCGTGGCGCGGCCATACTGGGAAGTGCATGGCACGTTCGCCGTGCAAGGCGGCGAGTATGTTGCGCGCTGGCGGGGAGCCTCCGTAGAAGGGGCGGACGGAGCGGATATATCGCACCGCATATGGGATAAATCTAAGGCTGATGCCCTCCCTACCCGATGCCGGGGCGTGGTGCCCACATCGGTGCGCGACGAGTTCAAGGAGGTGTCGAGCGCACCGCCCAAGCTGTTCGACTTGACGACGCTCCAACGGGAGGCGAATAAGCGCTTCAAGTTCTCCGCCAAAAAGACGTTGGACCTGACTCAGGCCCTGTACGAGAAGCATAAGGTCCTTACCTATCCGCGCACGGATTCCAACGCGCTGCCGGAAGACTACCTTGGCAAAGCACAAGCTGTAGTGCAAGCGCTGGGCGCGAGCGCGTACGCTGAGCACGCGAAGCGCATCGTCGACAACAGTTGGGTGCGGCCGGATAAGAGAATCTTCAATAACGCGAAGATCTCGGATCACTTCGCGATCATCCCCACAGGGAAAATTCCGGAAGGGCTGAGCGATGGCGAAGCGAAAGTTTTCGACCTGGTCGTGCGCAGGTTTCTTGCGGCTTTCCATCCCTCAGCAGTCTTCGCCAACACTGAGCGAACAACTGTCGTGGCCGGCGAGGCATTCATTGCATCAGGCCGCGTGCTTCAGGAGGCGGGTTGGATGGCTGTGTACGGCAAGGAACACGATTCGGAAGATGATGGCACATCTCTTTGTCCCCTTGTGGTCGGCGAGAAGGCTTCAAACGCGGGCATGAAGCTGGTAGCGCAAAAGACGAAGCCGCCCACTCGTTTCAACGAGGCGACATTGCTTGGAGCAATGGAGACAGCGGGAAAACTGCTGGAGGACGAAGAGATGCGGGACGCGATGCGCGATCGTGGTCTCGGCACCCCCGCAACGAGGGCTTCCATTCTAGAGGCGCTTCTTGCAGATCAAGACCGCGCCAAGCGCCCGATCGAGCCGTATCTAAGACGGGAAGGCAAGGAGCAGCATCTCGTGCCTACTGAGAAGGGCATCCAGCTCGTTCAGTTCTTGGAGGCAAACGGCCTCGAAGAATTGACGTCGCCCAGGATGACCGGCGATTGGGAGTGCAAGCTTCGACTTATGGAGCGCGCAGAGTATGACCGCTCCAACTTTATGGCCGAATCTGCGTTGTTCGCACGGCGTCTCGTGGATACGCTAAAGGCGCGCGCCGCTGCGGTTCCGCCGGCGCCAAAGAAGGCCCTTGCCGCTCCCTGCCCGCAATGCGGGGCTGGTCTAGAGGCCAGCGCGCGCCAGGTGCAGTGCAGCAAGGACTGCGGATACCGACAGCCCAGGTCGATTGCTGGACGCGAGCTATCCGATGCTGAACTGACTGCGCTTTACATCGATGGCAAAACAGGCCTCCTTGAAGGCTTCGTTAGCAAGGCCAAGCGTCTGTTCAACGCCAAGCTTAAGCTGACTGCAGAACGACGGCTGGAGTTCGAGTTTGAGCCCCGTGCGGAGCCTGTCACTGGTGCGGGCGTCACTGCAGGCGGCACCCAGAAGATCTATCCGTGCCCGCTGTGCCGCAAGCCACTAAGGCTTCGGCAGGGTGCGAAGGGGGCCTTCTGGGGGTGTGCGGCTTATCCAGAGTGCAAACACACACAGCCGGACGACGACGGCAAGCCTGGAGTCCGCACCTCGGCCGTCGCAGCGTCAATGCCTCCCGGGGAGGTGGCTCAGGCATCAGCCAGGAGGACGGTGCCGGCCGGCGCGGTGGGCTCCGGGTGTCCGACCTGCGGCTCCGGCCGGCTTGTTAGCCGCGCATCTGCGACTTCCGATAAGCGGTTCCTAGGCTGCAGTAAGTTCCCGCAGTGCCGCCACTTCGAATGGGAGAAGGGCAATGGCAAACCTTGA
- a CDS encoding ParA family protein: MPHVIAVASTKGGVTKTTTCANLAGIFADFGMQVLLFDADEQNSLTKYYPIEHRAEHGLTRVVTRGGLVTEDCISKTSIQGIDIVCSDAVSGNLQTWLKDREDRLLILRRAVRRSAAVDKYHVIIIDTQGAAGELQKTAAMAADVILSPIKPDVLSAAEFADGTLRMMDSLNSLSDFGTDFRSGDLYVVISALERNNNARQVADQIRRSFAGHKQVKGILNTVVPHAAAYTAAATARVPVHQYDRRKVDKAPWDVMHRLAWELFPALSGIYVDGQGQAEEVEA, encoded by the coding sequence ATGCCACACGTGATCGCTGTCGCGTCCACCAAAGGTGGAGTCACGAAAACGACAACCTGCGCCAATCTCGCGGGAATATTCGCCGATTTTGGAATGCAGGTCTTGCTGTTCGATGCTGATGAACAGAACAGCTTGACCAAGTACTACCCCATCGAGCACAGGGCCGAGCATGGCCTGACGCGCGTCGTCACGCGTGGCGGCCTCGTCACTGAAGATTGCATCAGCAAAACGTCAATCCAAGGTATCGACATCGTTTGCTCGGACGCGGTATCAGGCAATCTGCAGACATGGTTGAAGGACCGCGAAGACCGGCTTTTAATTTTGCGCCGAGCGGTCCGGCGCTCCGCAGCCGTCGACAAGTACCACGTGATCATCATCGACACGCAGGGCGCGGCGGGTGAGCTGCAGAAGACTGCTGCTATGGCGGCGGACGTGATCCTGTCGCCCATCAAACCCGACGTGCTGTCGGCGGCTGAATTCGCCGACGGCACGCTAAGGATGATGGACTCGTTAAACAGCCTGTCCGACTTCGGTACCGACTTCCGCAGCGGAGACTTGTACGTGGTGATTAGCGCCTTGGAGCGCAATAACAATGCACGTCAGGTCGCGGATCAGATCCGTCGTAGCTTCGCAGGCCATAAGCAGGTCAAAGGAATTCTGAACACTGTGGTGCCGCATGCCGCTGCCTATACCGCAGCGGCGACCGCACGGGTCCCTGTTCACCAGTACGACCGCCGAAAAGTCGATAAGGCGCCGTGGGACGTGATGCACCGCCTTGCCTGGGAACTATTCCCGGCATTGAGCGGCATTTATGTGGACGGTCAAGGCCAGGCTGAAGAAGTGGAGGCCTGA
- a CDS encoding PFL_4669 family integrating conjugative element protein, translated as MAPKKMAVDSSLSAFATADTSPFPDRYDLDGERRILGPLLDEDDPDPSNPFFGRLQLFYEREAEFKRMRQSHEARAGADPLVGNSEARQIRTLPSLVAESQDVMSLHTLEALRLFMGKAVEPGKQGAPIAGGKRVAAALRSLWSLSSNDNPYADWALVETKARIEDVRAYIKAEQAQLLQRLEEMKSKGLTYSVLQSREPAQMQLGFASPYGYMVALLIVEVDYFTRVLKSAQRRDLVSGRQGHALLQSVKHKCRSVFERVLYWQKYLMKDELVALSRVDFVAGADVVAQQRVQAVKKIFGDVPKAVFMGEDAPRHTKRRLNLSPAELRLLDAVPLTDEVTAGVDKNLLA; from the coding sequence ATGGCACCCAAAAAAATGGCGGTTGATTCGTCCCTGTCTGCGTTCGCGACGGCCGACACCTCCCCTTTTCCTGACCGCTATGACCTGGATGGCGAACGTCGCATCCTGGGCCCCTTGCTGGACGAGGATGACCCCGACCCTTCTAACCCGTTCTTCGGGCGCTTGCAGCTCTTCTACGAGCGAGAAGCGGAGTTCAAGCGGATGAGGCAATCTCATGAAGCTCGCGCAGGAGCCGATCCCCTGGTAGGGAACTCCGAGGCGCGACAGATCCGAACGCTGCCATCCCTTGTCGCGGAAAGCCAAGACGTGATGTCCCTTCATACGTTGGAGGCGCTCCGGCTGTTTATGGGCAAAGCAGTTGAGCCGGGCAAGCAAGGGGCTCCCATCGCGGGCGGAAAGCGGGTCGCGGCTGCGTTGCGCTCTCTTTGGTCTCTGTCGTCTAACGATAATCCCTATGCTGATTGGGCATTGGTTGAAACGAAGGCTCGCATCGAAGACGTGCGTGCTTACATCAAGGCGGAGCAAGCGCAGCTTCTTCAGAGGCTGGAAGAGATGAAGAGCAAGGGCCTGACCTATTCGGTCCTCCAGTCGCGCGAGCCAGCGCAGATGCAGCTTGGGTTTGCGTCTCCTTACGGCTACATGGTGGCGCTGCTCATCGTGGAGGTCGACTATTTCACCCGCGTACTCAAGAGCGCCCAGCGCCGCGATCTAGTATCAGGCCGCCAAGGACATGCGTTGCTGCAATCCGTAAAGCACAAGTGCCGGAGCGTATTCGAGCGTGTTCTGTACTGGCAGAAGTACCTGATGAAGGATGAGCTCGTAGCGCTTAGCCGCGTCGATTTTGTAGCCGGGGCCGATGTCGTGGCTCAGCAGCGAGTGCAGGCAGTCAAGAAAATCTTCGGAGACGTGCCCAAGGCGGTGTTCATGGGCGAAGACGCGCCTCGACACACGAAGCGTCGGCTGAACCTCTCGCCGGCAGAGCTGCGCCTATTGGATGCTGTGCCGTTGACGGACGAGGTCACGGCAGGCGTGGATAAGAACTTGCTGGCCTAG
- a CDS encoding toxin-antitoxin system protein, giving the protein MTTNKELALQHLDTELGLLHRATPESSERALHLGIVLGAVSAYRNLGVLGEDDLVFMATALAGEDDKLPILRGH; this is encoded by the coding sequence GTGACTACAAACAAGGAATTAGCGCTCCAGCACTTGGATACCGAACTAGGTCTGCTGCACCGTGCAACGCCCGAATCATCCGAGCGCGCCCTGCACCTTGGGATCGTTCTGGGCGCGGTAAGTGCGTATAGGAACCTGGGCGTGCTTGGCGAAGATGATCTGGTCTTCATGGCCACTGCGCTTGCCGGCGAAGACGACAAGCTTCCGATCCTGAGGGGCCACTGA
- a CDS encoding single-stranded DNA-binding protein produces MSGNVLMNPVLKTVKVKGEDRQVCELRVMCSEYKSDGQGGYVQDDARTFPVQATIWHEGTAKRVYEVVRVGAAVTVVGATYVRPWVNEQTNQAEAGMCMDAERVTLGLQRVESVLYRSKAQVDAQKAPDTAPAAV; encoded by the coding sequence ATGAGCGGCAACGTTCTGATGAACCCCGTTTTGAAGACCGTCAAAGTGAAGGGCGAAGACCGTCAGGTTTGCGAACTTCGCGTGATGTGCTCCGAATACAAATCCGACGGACAAGGCGGGTACGTGCAGGATGATGCGCGGACGTTTCCTGTTCAGGCGACGATTTGGCACGAGGGAACGGCCAAGCGCGTTTATGAAGTCGTGCGGGTCGGCGCCGCAGTCACGGTTGTCGGGGCTACTTACGTGCGGCCCTGGGTCAATGAGCAAACTAATCAAGCTGAAGCCGGTATGTGCATGGACGCCGAACGCGTGACGTTGGGGCTTCAACGGGTGGAGTCTGTGTTGTATCGCTCCAAGGCACAGGTTGATGCACAAAAGGCCCCCGATACAGCGCCGGCCGCGGTCTAA